In Nitrospirota bacterium, the DNA window GGTTCTGGAGAAATCCAATGCTTTTGCAGTGGCGCAGGGGAGTGAGAGGGCTTGAATACTGCACCTTGTATGTGATGGTGACAGCTCTCAGCGGTCAGCTATCAGCCAGAGATAAAGAGAAACTACATAGAGTAAAAAAACTGCTTATGCCATTTACAGAAAAAGCAAAACAGCTTCTTATTTTAGAGAGGCGTGCCCTGCAGAACTGGCATATTACATACGAAAGATGCAATGACCCTGAGATTCAAAAATTAAGAACAGAACTTTTTTCCTCTTCAAAAAGCCACGGAGGGTTGTTTAAGGAACTGATAGATGAAACAGATAAACTTTTATATGCTTTGATAAAAATGCAAGCAATCTGATTCATCCAATCTTCTTCTCCACCTGTGAACACATGCCATGAAACATCTTTAGCTCCCAGTCTGTAAGCCCTGCCCTGCCGATAAGGCGTTTAAGGTTCCTCATTATCTTCATTTCAAGATCACTGCTTCCTCTTGGAATATATTCAAGAAGCCTGAGAGTGGAGCGGATTCGCCTGTAAAGGCCGTCAATCTCTTTGTGTTTGGCCAATTCCGGAAATTCTGTCTTGTATGTCTTCCGGCTCAACTCATAGGCAACAAGCAAAATACTCTGGCTGAGGTTCAGAGAAGCCGATAAGGGATTCGCAGGTATTGTTATCAGGAATCCGCATTCCTCAACCTCCCTGTTGTTTAATCCCTTATCCTCCCTGCCAAAAACTATTGCAATTTTATTTTTCTTTGAAGCAGAAACAGCTTTCTTTATCCCCTCTTTCAGCGGAAGTATAAGCCCGCGGCGTTTCCCTATCCTTCTCGTTGCGCCGATAATTATATTTTTGCCTCTTATTGCATCTTTCAAGCTTGCATGGACAACTGCGCTTTCAAGCACATCAACAGCCTTGCATGCCATCCGCCTGCTTTCATCTGTAAGAAAATTCCTACGGCTTACCCCGTTAGAAATATTTTTTCTAACGGGGCTTACAACTTCAAGGTTTTTGAACCCCATATTCTTCATTGCCCTTGCAGAGGCGCCGATATTGCCTGCTTCTTTCGGTTCTACAAGGACAAAGAAAACATTGTCCTTCCAGTCATTCATAGGGATTCCAGAGATGGCATGAAACAAGCCTGCCCTTTGCTTCTTGATCCTGAACTTGCTTCAGGACAGGAACTATATTATCGCAAGGCTTGAATCTCTTCGGGCATCTTGGATGAAACGGGCATCCTGAAGGGAT includes these proteins:
- a CDS encoding RNA methyltransferase; protein product: MNDWKDNVFFVLVEPKEAGNIGASARAMKNMGFKNLEVVSPVRKNISNGVSRRNFLTDESRRMACKAVDVLESAVVHASLKDAIRGKNIIIGATRRIGKRRGLILPLKEGIKKAVSASKKNKIAIVFGREDKGLNNREVEECGFLITIPANPLSASLNLSQSILLVAYELSRKTYKTEFPELAKHKEIDGLYRRIRSTLRLLEYIPRGSSDLEMKIMRNLKRLIGRAGLTDWELKMFHGMCSQVEKKIG